CCGGGCGCCAGGTCGAAGACACGTGCCCCGTGGGCGAGCGCGGTGTCGAGCACCTCGGCGACGTCAGGCCCGGGCCGGGCGGCGCCGTCGACGAAGACCGCCTCCACCGTGGCGCCGGCGGTGAACGCGGCGCGCAGCAGCTTGACCCCCTCGACGACGAAGACACCCTCCGAGCGGCGCACACTGCGCCGGCGCAGCAGCCGGCGCAGGCGCTGGACCCGCTGGTGCGAGAAGGCCAGCGCTGTCGTCAGGACGCGTCCCCGGCCTCCGCCCCCACCGGCGTGGGGGCCCCGTCGGCCAGCGCCGAGGTGGCCACCCCGACGAGCTGCGAGAAGGCGCCCGGGTCGGTCACCGCCAGGTCGGCGAGGACCTTGCGGTCGACGACGACCTCCGCCTGCCGGAGGCCGGCGATCAGCCGGCTGTAGCTGGTGCCGTTCTCGCGGGCGGCGGCGTTGATCCGCTGGATCCACAACCGGCGGAAGTCACCCTTGCGCGCCCGGCGGTCGCGGTACGCGTACTGCAGGGAGTGCATGACCGCTTCGTTGGCCGAGCGGAAGCTGCGGCTGCGATTGCCGTAGTAGCCCTCTGCCTGCTCGAGGACGGCGCGACGGTGCTTCTTGCCGTTGACGGCGCGCTTCACCCTGGCCATGAGGAGCTCCTTTCGTGGACGAGATCGATTCCCCGGGCACGGCGCCGGGCGCCGCGACCCGGGAGGCGGGCCGGGGCCCGCCCTGGGGTTGCGCCGTTACCGACCGAGCAGGCGCCGCACCTCGCGGCGGTCCGCCGGGGACACCTCGACTTCCCGCCCCAGGCGGCGCGTGCGGACGCTCGATTTCTTCTCGAGGATGTGTGACCGGTTGGCCTGCCGGCGCCGCAGCCGGCCCGTCCCCGTGATCTTGAAGCGCTTGGCGGCGCCCCGGTCGGTCTTCATCTTCGGCATCTCAGTTCCCTTCCTCGCCGCCGGGTGCCGTACCACCCGGAGGCGCACCCGCCGTGTCGGCAGGCGCTCCACCGTCGGTGCCTGCCGGGCCCGCTCCCCCGGTCGCCACCGCCGTCGGCGGCGGCGCGCCGGCCTCGACCGGGCCGTCGTCCTCGTGCTGTGCGGCCCGGGCGGCGGCCGCCTGCTTGGCCCGCTTGTCCGGTGCCAGCACCATCACCATGTTCCGACCGTCGAGCCTCGCCTCGGACTCCACCCTCGCCGCCCCGTCGACATGCTCGGCCACCCTGTCGAGGATCTTCTTGCCGAGCTCGGGATGGAACACCTCGCGACCCCTGAACATGATCGTGACCTTGACCTTGTGCCCCTCGTTCAGGAACTTGAGGACCTGTCGGGTCTTGGTGTCGAAGTCCCCGGGCCCGATCTTGGGCCGGTACTTCATCTCCTTGATCCCGACACTGGTGGTCTTGCGCCTGGACTCCTTGGCCTTCTGCGCCTCGTCGAACTTGTACTTGCCGTAGTCCATGACGCGGCAGACGGGCGGGTTGGCCAGGGGCGCTACTTCGACCAGGTCGAGGTCGAGCTGGCGGGCGATTGCGAGCGCCTCGGGCAGCGGCCGTATCCCGAGCTGCTGGCCCTCGGGGTCCACCAGGCGCACGTCGCGTGCGCGGATACGGTCGTTGATCCTGGGCTCGGTCGTCGTCGGTGTGGCGATGCGACATCACTCCCATCGTTGCTGGGCCCCGGGTCTCCCCGGAGCCGTTGGCGGAAGCGCGGTCGCAACCCTCGGTGCCCGCCGTGACGGGCCACCGCGAGAACCCGACGCACCGTCACTCGGTGGCGGGTGGGGGTGCCCCGGTGGCGCGACCCCGCTTTCCCTGTTGACTCGAGGTTCTACGCTACCAGGCGTGAGCAGCCTCTGGACACCTGACGGCGAGCACCGCGTCCGTCCCACCGACTCCCCGGCGGCGCCCCCGACCGGTCCGCCCGGGGGCGCCCCCCCGGGCGACGCGGGTGCCGGGAGCGGCTCGGCGCCGGGGGCGGGTGGTGGCGCGCCGGGCGCGGGGGCCCGCCGTGACGATCCCGACCTCGACGATGTCGACCTCGACGACCTCGGCCCCGAGGAGCAGGCCGCGCTGGCGAGCCGCCTCGACGAGCTTCGCCGCCAGCTGCTCGGGACACCGGCCGAGGTCGTCGTGGCCAACCACGCCTACGGCCTCTTCGAGCTGGCCGCCATCCACCTGTCGCAGCAACCGCCGGGCCTCGACCAGGCACGACTCGCCGTCGACGCCATGGGATCGCTGGTGGAGGGCATGGCGGGTCGCCTGGGCGACGCCGAGACCTCGCTGCGCGACGCCCTGGCGCAGATCCGGCTGGCCTTCGTCGAGATCGGCGGGCCACCCGACGCCGACGGGCAGCCCTGACGCCGCACCCCGGCAGCCGGCGCGGTGCGGGCCGCGCCCACCTCGGCGCCGTTCGTCAGTCCGCGGGGAGCGGCGTCACGGCGCGCGCCTCGTAGCGCCCCCCGTGCCCGGCCGTCACGATGAACACCACCCGGGTGCCCACCGCCACCACCCGGGACCCGTCGGCCACGGCCGTGCAATGGAACGGGTAGCTCGTGCCGTCGTCGCCGCGCAGGGAGCCGAGCCCTCTGGGCTCGTCGAATTCGGTGACCACGCCGGTCACCGGCGCCCGCGGGCCCCCTCGTGTGCGCACCACGGCCTCTCCGGCCCCCTCAGTGCACGATCTTCGACAGCGCCAGCTCGATGATGTCGGTGGCGCCACGGTCCTTCAGGGCCGGGATCAGGATGTTCACCTCGGACTTGGGCACGACCGTCTCGACCGCGAAGCCGCCGCCGGACAGCTCCGACACGGTCGGTGACTTGAGCGCCGGCAGGACCGAGACCACCGCCCGGAGCTCGTCGGCGGACACGTTGAGCTTGAGCAGTACCTTGCCCCGGGCCTCGAGGGCACCCTGGAGCAGCGTCATCAGGTGGTCCATGGCGAGGCGCTTGCGCGCGTCGGAGGCGGCGGCGGGATTGGCGATGAGCTCGGTGCGCGACACGAGGAGCGTGTCCACGATGCGCAGGCCGGCGGCGGCCAGGGCCCGCCCCGTCTCGGTGATCTCGACGACGGCGTCGGCGATGTCGGGGATCTTCGCCTCGGTGGCGCCGTAGGAGATGCGCACGTCGGCGTGGACACCGTGCTTCTCGAGCACCCGCCGGGTGAGCTCGGGGTACTCGGTGGACACCCGCGCCCCGTCGGGGAGGTCGGCGGCGGACGTGACCGGCGAGTCCCTGGCCACGGCCAGCACCACCCGGATCGGGTTGGCGGTGGCCTTGGAGTACGCCAGCTCTCCGAGCGAGAGCACCTCGGCGCCCGTCTCCTCGATCCAGTCGCGCCCGGTGATGCCGAGGTCGAACTTGCCCTCGGCCACGTACCCCGGGATCTCCTGCGGCCGCAGGATGCGCACCTCGTCGACACGCGGGTCGTCGATCCGGGCCCGGTAGTCGACGTCGGACCCCCGCACGACGGCGAGGTCGGCCGCCGCGAACAGCTCGAGGGTGGCCTTTTCGAGCGAGCCCTTGGGCAGGACGAGCCGCAGCACGGTGGCGCTCCCCGGGCTCAGCCGGCCGACGCCGGCAGGGCGCGCAGCAGGTCCGCCATCTCGAGCGCCGTCACCGCCGCCTCGTACCCCTTGTTCTGCTCGCCGTCGAGCGACCGGGACAGGGCCTGGTCGACGGTCTCGGTCGTGAGCACGCCGAAGACGACGGGCACGCCGGTGTCGAGGGCGACGCGCTGGAGCCCGGAGGCGCACTCGCCCGCCACGAAGTCGAAGTGGGCGGTGTCGCCGCGGATGACCGCCCCCAACGCCACCACGGCGTCGACGGCCCCGGACGCCGCCAGGCGCCGTGCCGCCAGCGGCAGCTCGAAGGCGCCGGGCACCCACGCCACGCTCACGGTGACGGCCTTCACGCCGTTCGCCTCCAGGCCGGCGAGCACGCCGGCGAGCAACCGCTCGGTGATCCCGCCGTTGAACTTGGCGCACACGACCGCCACCCGGGCGTCACCGTGGCCGGCGTCCCCCACGTACGACGCGCCGACGCGCGCCGCGGCCGCCTCGACGGCTTCGGGCGAGAGCGCGGTGGCGTCAGAGGACGTCATCAAGGCCGTCGAGGATGTGGCCGAGCCGCTCGCGCTTGGTGCGCAGGTACTCGATGTTCTCGGGGTTCGAGTGCAGCTCGAGCGTGACCCGGTCCACGATGTCGAGCCCGAAGCCCTCGAGCCCCCCGTACTTCATGGGGTTGTTGGTCATGAGGCGCATGGTGGTGACCCCGAGGTCCACGAGGATCTGGGCGCCGATGCCGTACTCGCGGTTGTCAACGGGCAGGCCCAGCTCGAGGTTGGCATCGACGGTGTCGCGGCCCTGCTCCTGGAGGTTGTAGGCGCGCAGCTTGTGCGCCAGCCCGATGCCGCGGCCCTCGTGGCCGCGCAGGTAGATGATGACGCCGGACCCCTCCTCGGCGATGAGCCGGACGGCCTCGGCCAGCTGGGGCCCGCAGTCGCAGCGCAATGAGCCGAAGACGTCACCGGTCAGGCACTCCGAGTGGACGCGCACGAGGACGTCGCTCTGGCCCCGCACGTCGCCGCGCACCACCGCCAGGTGGTGCTCGCCGTCGATGTGGGACTCGTAGACGTACCCGGCGAAGTCGCCGTGGTCGGTGGGGATCCGCGCCGGGCCGGCGATGCACGTCACCAGCTTGTCCTTGTGGCGCCGGTAGCGGATCAGCTCCGCGATGGTCACCAGCAGCAACCCGTGCTTCTCGGCGAAGCGCTCCAGCTCGGGCAGCCGGGCCATGCGGGTCTTGTCCTCCGAGACGAGCTCGCACAGGACCCCGGCGGGGTACAGGCCCGCGGCGGTCACGAGGTCGACGGTGGCCTCGGTGTGCCCGGCGCGTTTCAGCACCCCGCCCGCCCGGTACCGCAGCGGGAAGATGTGCCCCGGCCGGTTGAGCTCGGCCGGGCGCGTGTGCGGGTCGATCAGGGCGTGGATGGTCGAGGCGCGGTCCTCGGCGGAGATGCCCGTGGTCGTGCCGTGGCGGTAGTCCACGCTCACGGTGAAGGCGGTGCGCTGCGACTCGGTGTTGTCCGTCACCATCAGCGGGAGCTCGAGCTCGTCGGCGCGCTCGGGCAGCAGCGGGACGCAGATGACCCCCGAGGTGTGGGCCACGAAGAAGGCGATCTTCTCGGGCGTCGCGGCCTCCGCCGCCATGACCAGGTCGCCCTCGTTCTCGCGGTCCTCGTCGTCGACCACCACCACGATGTCGCCGCGGCCGATGGCCTCGATGGCGTCCTCGATCCGGGCGAACGGCATCAGGCCACCTCTCCCTCGCCCACGGGCGCGGCCGGGCCCGGAGGGGCCAGCTCGACCCGCACGTCCGACCCGAGGGGGGACAGCGACACCAGTCGTCCCCGCCACAGGTCGGCGACCGTGCGGGCCCCGGGGCCGGCGAACATGGGCACGGCGTCGTCCCCGCCGAACAGGGCCGGCGTCAGGTACAGCACGTAGCGGTCGACGAGGCCCGCCGCGTGGAACGCGTGGGCCACGCGGGCCCCGCCTTCCACCAGCAGTTGGAGCACGCCCTTGGCCCCGAGCTCGTCGAGCACGGAGCCGGGGTCCCCCGCCAGCTCGAGCGCGGGGTGGACGCGGGCGTCGGGCGGCGCCTGCCCGAGCACCACGCGCAGCGGCTGGTGGTCGGGAGCGGGCTCGAGCCGGGCGGTGAGCTCGGGGTCGTCGGCACGCACCGTCCCCGCGCCCACCAGGACGGCATCCGACGCGGCACGCAGCCGGTGGGCGTCGGCGCGGGCCTCGGCGCCGGTGAGCCAGCGCGACGTGCCGTCGGGGGCGGCGATGCGCCCGTCGAGGGTGGCGGCCAGCTTGAGCACGACCCAGGGGCGCCCCGTGCGACGGTGCTTCAGGTACGGCGCCAGCAGCTCGCCGGCCTCGTCGGCGGCGGTCCCGACGACGACGGTGATCCCCGCGGCCCGCAGCTCGTCGACGCCGCGCCCCGACACCTGGGGATCGGGGTCGACGAACGGCACCACCACCCGGGACACCCCGGCGGCCACGATGGCCCGCGTGCACGGGGGCGTACGACCGTGGTGGGCGCAGGGCTCGAGCGTGGCGTAGAGCGTGGCGCCCCGGGCGAGGGCCCCGGCCGCCTCCAGCGCGACGACCTCGGCGTGAGGGCCGCCCGGCGGGGCGGTGGCCCCGTCGAAGCTCGAGCCGTCGGTGCCCACCACCACGGCGCCCACCCACGGGTTCGGGGACGTACGGGCCCGCACCTCGCCGGCCAGGGCGAGCGCCCGGCGCATGGCGGCGAGGTCGTCGTCCCGTTCGCCCGACCGGGGCTGCTCGGTGGAGGCCGGCGTCATGAGATCACAAGTCTACGTGGCCTCCGCCAGGGCCTTCTCGCCGGCGAGGCGGATCCGGCGGGCCGCCTCCCAGGGGTGCTCGTCGCCGAAGATGGCCGACCCCGCCACGAGCACGCGGGCGCCGGCCCGGACCACGGCGCCGGCGGTGCCCTCGTCGATGCCCCCGTCCACCTCGAGATCGGCCCCGAGGCCGCGCCGGTCCAGCGCGGCCCGGGTGCGGGCGATCTTGGGGAGCACCTCGGCCATGAACGCCTGGCCGCCGAAGCCGGGGTGCACGGTCATGCACAGGATCAGGTCGGCCTCGGCGAGGAAGGGGTCGATGGCCTCGTAGGGCGTCTCGGGGTTGATCGCCAGCCCGGCGCGCAGCCCGAGGGCCTTCGCCTCGGCCAGGAGCGCCGAAGTCTCCCCCACCTCGACGTGGACGGTGCACCCGTCCGCCCCGGCCTGGCGGAACGCCTCGAGGAAGGCCCCCGGGTCGGTCATCATGAGATGGCAGTCGAGGAACAGCCCGGTGTGGCGCCGCAGCGAGCGCACCACCGGGGGGCCGATCGTCAGGTTCGGGACGAAGTGGCCGTCCATGACGTCGACGTGCAGCCAGTCCGCCTCGGGGGCCACCTCGCCCACCGCCTCGGCCAGGTTGCCGAAGTCAGCCGACAACACCGACGGGGCGATCCGCAGCATCGCGGCCGAGCCTACCGGCCCGGCTCCTCGCCCCCGAGCCGCTCGCCGGGGCGCGGGCGCGCCCCCTGCAGCCATGCCGTCGCCGGCATCGGCCGTTTGCCGGCGGGCTGCACGTCGAGGAGCTCGAGCACACCCGCGCCGGTCACGACCGCCGTGCCGACCATCGTCCCCGGCACCGCCGGGGCGCTCCCGGCGGCGGCCTCGCCGGGGCCCTCCCCGGCCAGGCGAGGGCGGGCCCGGGCGTCGAGCACCCGCAGGCGCCCGCCCCGGAACGTCGTCCAGGCCCGGTCCAACCGCGTCAGGCGCTCGAGCTCGGCGGCGGGCCGGGACCAGTCGAGGCGCAGCTCGTCGGGGTCGATCTTGGCGGCATAGGTCGGCTCCCCCTGCTGGGGGT
Above is a genomic segment from Acidimicrobiales bacterium containing:
- the ribH gene encoding 6,7-dimethyl-8-ribityllumazine synthase — translated: MTSSDATALSPEAVEAAAARVGASYVGDAGHGDARVAVVCAKFNGGITERLLAGVLAGLEANGVKAVTVSVAWVPGAFELPLAARRLAASGAVDAVVALGAVIRGDTAHFDFVAGECASGLQRVALDTGVPVVFGVLTTETVDQALSRSLDGEQNKGYEAAVTALEMADLLRALPASAG
- a CDS encoding bifunctional 3,4-dihydroxy-2-butanone-4-phosphate synthase/GTP cyclohydrolase II gives rise to the protein MPFARIEDAIEAIGRGDIVVVVDDEDRENEGDLVMAAEAATPEKIAFFVAHTSGVICVPLLPERADELELPLMVTDNTESQRTAFTVSVDYRHGTTTGISAEDRASTIHALIDPHTRPAELNRPGHIFPLRYRAGGVLKRAGHTEATVDLVTAAGLYPAGVLCELVSEDKTRMARLPELERFAEKHGLLLVTIAELIRYRRHKDKLVTCIAGPARIPTDHGDFAGYVYESHIDGEHHLAVVRGDVRGQSDVLVRVHSECLTGDVFGSLRCDCGPQLAEAVRLIAEEGSGVIIYLRGHEGRGIGLAHKLRAYNLQEQGRDTVDANLELGLPVDNREYGIGAQILVDLGVTTMRLMTNNPMKYGGLEGFGLDIVDRVTLELHSNPENIEYLRTKRERLGHILDGLDDVL
- the hisG gene encoding ATP phosphoribosyltransferase translates to MLRLVLPKGSLEKATLELFAAADLAVVRGSDVDYRARIDDPRVDEVRILRPQEIPGYVAEGKFDLGITGRDWIEETGAEVLSLGELAYSKATANPIRVVLAVARDSPVTSAADLPDGARVSTEYPELTRRVLEKHGVHADVRISYGATEAKIPDIADAVVEITETGRALAAAGLRIVDTLLVSRTELIANPAAASDARKRLAMDHLMTLLQGALEARGKVLLKLNVSADELRAVVSVLPALKSPTVSELSGGGFAVETVVPKSEVNILIPALKDRGATDIIELALSKIVH
- the infC gene encoding translation initiation factor IF-3; translation: MATPTTTEPRINDRIRARDVRLVDPEGQQLGIRPLPEALAIARQLDLDLVEVAPLANPPVCRVMDYGKYKFDEAQKAKESRRKTTSVGIKEMKYRPKIGPGDFDTKTRQVLKFLNEGHKVKVTIMFRGREVFHPELGKKILDRVAEHVDGAARVESEARLDGRNMVMVLAPDKRAKQAAAARAAQHEDDGPVEAGAPPPTAVATGGAGPAGTDGGAPADTAGAPPGGTAPGGEEGN
- the ribD gene encoding bifunctional diaminohydroxyphosphoribosylaminopyrimidine deaminase/5-amino-6-(5-phosphoribosylamino)uracil reductase RibD; translation: MTPASTEQPRSGERDDDLAAMRRALALAGEVRARTSPNPWVGAVVVGTDGSSFDGATAPPGGPHAEVVALEAAGALARGATLYATLEPCAHHGRTPPCTRAIVAAGVSRVVVPFVDPDPQVSGRGVDELRAAGITVVVGTAADEAGELLAPYLKHRRTGRPWVVLKLAATLDGRIAAPDGTSRWLTGAEARADAHRLRAASDAVLVGAGTVRADDPELTARLEPAPDHQPLRVVLGQAPPDARVHPALELAGDPGSVLDELGAKGVLQLLVEGGARVAHAFHAAGLVDRYVLYLTPALFGGDDAVPMFAGPGARTVADLWRGRLVSLSPLGSDVRVELAPPGPAAPVGEGEVA
- the rplT gene encoding 50S ribosomal protein L20; amino-acid sequence: MARVKRAVNGKKHRRAVLEQAEGYYGNRSRSFRSANEAVMHSLQYAYRDRRARKGDFRRLWIQRINAAARENGTSYSRLIAGLRQAEVVVDRKVLADLAVTDPGAFSQLVGVATSALADGAPTPVGAEAGDAS
- the rpmI gene encoding 50S ribosomal protein L35, whose amino-acid sequence is MPKMKTDRGAAKRFKITGTGRLRRRQANRSHILEKKSSVRTRRLGREVEVSPADRREVRRLLGR
- the rpe gene encoding ribulose-phosphate 3-epimerase, giving the protein MLRIAPSVLSADFGNLAEAVGEVAPEADWLHVDVMDGHFVPNLTIGPPVVRSLRRHTGLFLDCHLMMTDPGAFLEAFRQAGADGCTVHVEVGETSALLAEAKALGLRAGLAINPETPYEAIDPFLAEADLILCMTVHPGFGGQAFMAEVLPKIARTRAALDRRGLGADLEVDGGIDEGTAGAVVRAGARVLVAGSAIFGDEHPWEAARRIRLAGEKALAEAT